The Dysidea avara chromosome 13, odDysAvar1.4, whole genome shotgun sequence genome includes a region encoding these proteins:
- the LOC136243588 gene encoding general transcription factor IIH subunit 2-like protein isoform X2 codes for MDELTDKQYSWETEYEKSWEEIQEGEDGLLSAAASELQFKAKRRKMLELPANIKLGVMRHLFLIVDTSRAMDLQDLKPNRLKCTVELIKKFITDYFDQNPISQLGIITTQNGRTQKLTELSSNCQAHLTVVQNLDTKPCLGEPSLQNSIEMAARALRNVPSHASREILIIFGSLTTCDPGNILETIECSIIGLAAEVNICKTLCHQTEGIYSVVLDEQHFGGLLTQQCRPPAAKVDSEASLIKMGFPQHRMNGLPSLCMCHLNNPDSCKLSNEGYFCPQCNSKYCELPVECKTCGLTLVSAPHLARSYHHLFPLKCFSEVFLTERRNCCGCHVMLENQAYECVTCNQLFCIDCDLFIHEKLHTCPGCTASLTRLEN; via the exons ATGGACGAATTAACGGACAAGCAGTACTCATGGGAAACTGAATATGAGAAAAGCTG GGAAGAAATTCAAGAAGGTGAAGACGGATTGTTATCTGCCGCTGCCAGTGAACTCCAGTTCAAGGCAAAGAGAAGGAA GATGTTGGAGCTACCAGCTAACATCAAACTAGGTGTG ATGAGGCACTTATTTCTGATTGTTGACACATCTCGAGCAATGGACTTGCAGGACCTCAAACCCAACAGACTGAAGTGCACAGTTGAG CTGATTAAGAAATTTATCACTGATTACTTTGATCAGAATCCGATATCTCAG TTAGGTATCATTACAACACAGAATGGACGTACACAGAAGCTGACTGAACTATCCA GTAATTGTCAAGCACATTTAACTGTTGTTCAGAATTTGGATACCAAGCCTTGCCTTGGAGAACCGTCACTACAAAACTCTATTGAGATGGCAGCTAGGGCATTAAG GAATGTACCATCTCATGCCAGCAGAGAGATATTGATCATATTTGGTTCATTGACTACATGtgatccaggaaatattttggAGACAATTGAG TGTTCAATCATTGGGCTTGCTGCCGAGGTGAACATCTGCAAGACGCTGTGCCACCAAACTGAAG GAATTTATTCTGTTGTACTGGATGAACAACATTTTGGAGGACTGTTAACCCAGCAGTGTAGACCTCCTGCTGCAAAG GTTGACTCTGAAGCTTCTCTGATCAAAATGG GGTTTCCGCAACACAGAATGAATGGACTTCCTTCATTGTGTATGTG CCACTTGAACAATCCAGACAGCTGTAAGCTTTCCAATGAAGGGTATTTCTGTCCTCAG TGTAATTCCAAGTACTGTGAGCTCCCAGTGGAGTGTAAAACATGTG GATTAACGCTGGTGTCAGCCCCACACCTGGCCAGGTCATATCATCACTTGTTTCCACTCAAGTGTTTCTCTGAAGTGTTTCTTACTGAAAG GAGGAATTGCTGTGGATGTCATGTAATGCTGGAGAATCAG GCATATGAATGTGTCACCTGTAACCAGCTGTTTTGCATTGATTGTGACTTGTTCATACATGAAAAGCTCCACACCTGTCCAGGCTGTACTGCCTCACTAACAAGATTAGAAAATTAA
- the LOC136243588 gene encoding general transcription factor IIH subunit 2-like protein isoform X1 encodes MDELTDKQYSWETEYEKSWEEIQEGEDGLLSAAASELQFKAKRRKMLELPANIKLGVMRHLFLIVDTSRAMDLQDLKPNRLKCTVELIKKFITDYFDQNPISQLGIITTQNGRTQKLTELSSNCQAHLTVVQNLDTKPCLGEPSLQNSIEMAARALRNVPSHASREILIIFGSLTTCDPGNILETIEVLCKASIQCSIIGLAAEVNICKTLCHQTEGIYSVVLDEQHFGGLLTQQCRPPAAKVDSEASLIKMGFPQHRMNGLPSLCMCHLNNPDSCKLSNEGYFCPQCNSKYCELPVECKTCGLTLVSAPHLARSYHHLFPLKCFSEVFLTERRNCCGCHVMLENQAYECVTCNQLFCIDCDLFIHEKLHTCPGCTASLTRLEN; translated from the exons ATGGACGAATTAACGGACAAGCAGTACTCATGGGAAACTGAATATGAGAAAAGCTG GGAAGAAATTCAAGAAGGTGAAGACGGATTGTTATCTGCCGCTGCCAGTGAACTCCAGTTCAAGGCAAAGAGAAGGAA GATGTTGGAGCTACCAGCTAACATCAAACTAGGTGTG ATGAGGCACTTATTTCTGATTGTTGACACATCTCGAGCAATGGACTTGCAGGACCTCAAACCCAACAGACTGAAGTGCACAGTTGAG CTGATTAAGAAATTTATCACTGATTACTTTGATCAGAATCCGATATCTCAG TTAGGTATCATTACAACACAGAATGGACGTACACAGAAGCTGACTGAACTATCCA GTAATTGTCAAGCACATTTAACTGTTGTTCAGAATTTGGATACCAAGCCTTGCCTTGGAGAACCGTCACTACAAAACTCTATTGAGATGGCAGCTAGGGCATTAAG GAATGTACCATCTCATGCCAGCAGAGAGATATTGATCATATTTGGTTCATTGACTACATGtgatccaggaaatattttggAGACAATTGAG GTGTTATGTAAAGCCTCCATTCAGTGTTCAATCATTGGGCTTGCTGCCGAGGTGAACATCTGCAAGACGCTGTGCCACCAAACTGAAG GAATTTATTCTGTTGTACTGGATGAACAACATTTTGGAGGACTGTTAACCCAGCAGTGTAGACCTCCTGCTGCAAAG GTTGACTCTGAAGCTTCTCTGATCAAAATGG GGTTTCCGCAACACAGAATGAATGGACTTCCTTCATTGTGTATGTG CCACTTGAACAATCCAGACAGCTGTAAGCTTTCCAATGAAGGGTATTTCTGTCCTCAG TGTAATTCCAAGTACTGTGAGCTCCCAGTGGAGTGTAAAACATGTG GATTAACGCTGGTGTCAGCCCCACACCTGGCCAGGTCATATCATCACTTGTTTCCACTCAAGTGTTTCTCTGAAGTGTTTCTTACTGAAAG GAGGAATTGCTGTGGATGTCATGTAATGCTGGAGAATCAG GCATATGAATGTGTCACCTGTAACCAGCTGTTTTGCATTGATTGTGACTTGTTCATACATGAAAAGCTCCACACCTGTCCAGGCTGTACTGCCTCACTAACAAGATTAGAAAATTAA
- the LOC136243588 gene encoding general transcription factor IIH subunit 2-like protein isoform X3, with translation MRHLFLIVDTSRAMDLQDLKPNRLKCTVELIKKFITDYFDQNPISQLGIITTQNGRTQKLTELSSNCQAHLTVVQNLDTKPCLGEPSLQNSIEMAARALRNVPSHASREILIIFGSLTTCDPGNILETIEVLCKASIQCSIIGLAAEVNICKTLCHQTEGIYSVVLDEQHFGGLLTQQCRPPAAKVDSEASLIKMGFPQHRMNGLPSLCMCHLNNPDSCKLSNEGYFCPQCNSKYCELPVECKTCGLTLVSAPHLARSYHHLFPLKCFSEVFLTERRNCCGCHVMLENQAYECVTCNQLFCIDCDLFIHEKLHTCPGCTASLTRLEN, from the exons ATGAGGCACTTATTTCTGATTGTTGACACATCTCGAGCAATGGACTTGCAGGACCTCAAACCCAACAGACTGAAGTGCACAGTTGAG CTGATTAAGAAATTTATCACTGATTACTTTGATCAGAATCCGATATCTCAG TTAGGTATCATTACAACACAGAATGGACGTACACAGAAGCTGACTGAACTATCCA GTAATTGTCAAGCACATTTAACTGTTGTTCAGAATTTGGATACCAAGCCTTGCCTTGGAGAACCGTCACTACAAAACTCTATTGAGATGGCAGCTAGGGCATTAAG GAATGTACCATCTCATGCCAGCAGAGAGATATTGATCATATTTGGTTCATTGACTACATGtgatccaggaaatattttggAGACAATTGAG GTGTTATGTAAAGCCTCCATTCAGTGTTCAATCATTGGGCTTGCTGCCGAGGTGAACATCTGCAAGACGCTGTGCCACCAAACTGAAG GAATTTATTCTGTTGTACTGGATGAACAACATTTTGGAGGACTGTTAACCCAGCAGTGTAGACCTCCTGCTGCAAAG GTTGACTCTGAAGCTTCTCTGATCAAAATGG GGTTTCCGCAACACAGAATGAATGGACTTCCTTCATTGTGTATGTG CCACTTGAACAATCCAGACAGCTGTAAGCTTTCCAATGAAGGGTATTTCTGTCCTCAG TGTAATTCCAAGTACTGTGAGCTCCCAGTGGAGTGTAAAACATGTG GATTAACGCTGGTGTCAGCCCCACACCTGGCCAGGTCATATCATCACTTGTTTCCACTCAAGTGTTTCTCTGAAGTGTTTCTTACTGAAAG GAGGAATTGCTGTGGATGTCATGTAATGCTGGAGAATCAG GCATATGAATGTGTCACCTGTAACCAGCTGTTTTGCATTGATTGTGACTTGTTCATACATGAAAAGCTCCACACCTGTCCAGGCTGTACTGCCTCACTAACAAGATTAGAAAATTAA
- the LOC136243587 gene encoding uncharacterized protein isoform X2, whose amino-acid sequence MACDVAFDNVVTQAKLEELKLRHPAVGCAYRLGMYFDTISSLPRGFDALPECDGYSSYFEETDLEEDGLSDLMFAKIPGDSASVVDMQVAEQVLLTREKKTHRTCHATYRPSSFIKYQHSNLETKMSTTYVKNSGVYTAASSGYGTALLSPQSSSQPEYGTWGGKEEYFNSQNSQNSSDRSVKNSVINKHAGDSSTAKSPSKTSYRTKPLPPTPFELSQSPSRTIVEERPPFSNQKLFDIRRNKPVNIDAVRMHQISGSVQTLGSQASVISGDYSRPWDLKKSNIKFSSGHKSSKYDSKGYSRSSQKPQSGALTRSSSNGTTPSQLTRPATMKKNRKEFGKHLEYELEHIYESITDMDNDYDEIPEAEVLPSPSVRGLNQKVHNLSIEHSMSAVSRSMSAVPLSAVSSAGRIGKKQQQLQQQQKSMKKSPKSAATVTPATITHLNNNLSDPFGSLHKRKGQGKRRATIPEGTFVKCSDKPRSGSQPVINYGIV is encoded by the exons ATGGCCTGCGACGTAGCATTTGACAATGTG GTAACTCAGGCGAAACTGGAAGAGTTGAAACTACGGCACCCTGCTGTTGGATGTGCCTATAGACTTGGAATGTACTTCGACACGATTAGTTCTCTACCTCGTGGATTTGATGCCTTGCCAGAGTGCGATGGCTACTCAAGTTACTTTGAGGAAACGGACTTGGAAGAAGATGGTCTAAGTGATCTAATGTTTGCAAAGATTCCGGGGGACTCCGCCTCCGTGGTGGATATGCAAGTTGCAGAGCAAGTATTACTGACGCGGGAGAAGAAGACACATCGGACTTGTCATGCAACGTATCGACCCAGCAGCTTTATCAAGTACCAGCACTCTAATTTGGAAACTAAGATGTCCACCACGTATGTTAAGAACAGTGGGGTATATACTGCAGCCTCTAGTGGTTACGGTACTGCTCTGCTTAGCCCACAGTCATCATCACAACCAGAGTATGGAACATGGGGTGGAAAAGAAGAATACTTCAACTCACAAAACTCCCAAAATTCTTCAGATAGGTCTGTTAAGAACTCAGTGATCAACAAACATGCTGGTGACTCTAGTACCGCAAAGTCACCATCAAAGACATCATACCGGACAAAGCCATTGCCACCAACTCCATTTGAACTATCGCAGTCACCGTCAAGAACTATAGTAGAAGAAAGACCACCCTTTAGTAACCAGAAATTGTTTGACATTCGTCGTAACAAACCTGTAAACATAGATGCTGTACGGATGCACCAGATCAGTGGCAGTGTACAGACCCTGGGCTCCCAGGCATCCGTTATTTCAGGTGACTACTCCAGACCCTGGGACTTGAAGAAATCGAACATTAAGTTTAGTAGTGGCCATAAGAGTAGTAAATATGACAGTAAAGGATACTCTAGATCCTCACAGAAACCTCAGAGTGGGGCCCTGACTAGGTCATCATCTAATGGAACTACACCTTCACAGTTAACAAGACCAGCAACCATGAAGAAGAACAGGAAGGAATTTGGAAAGCATCTGGAATATGAACTAGAGCATATTTATGAATCAATTACTGATATGGACAATGATTATGATGAAATACCAGAGGCTGAAGTCCTCCCTAGTCCTTCAGTTAGAGGTTTGaatcaaaaagtgcacaatctTAGTATAGAACATTCAATGTCAGCTGTTTCTCGATCCATGTCAGCTGTTCCATTAAGTGCAGTGTCTAGCGCAGGTAGAATTGGAAAGAAACAACAACAGCTGCAACAGCAGCAGAAATCTATGAAGAAATCGCCAAAGTCGGCAGCCACAGTCACACCAGCAACTATTACACATTTGAACAATAATTTGTCGGATCCTTTTGGTAGTCTTCATAAAAGAAAAGGACAGGGAAAAAGAAGAGCTACAATTCCCGAAGGTACATTTGTAAAATGTTCTGATAAGCCAAGGTCCGGTAGTCAACCAGTGATTAACTATGGTATTGTATAG
- the LOC136243587 gene encoding uncharacterized protein isoform X1, whose product MCALRRRNTMPASTSRAPMAKPVTQAKLEELKLRHPAVGCAYRLGMYFDTISSLPRGFDALPECDGYSSYFEETDLEEDGLSDLMFAKIPGDSASVVDMQVAEQVLLTREKKTHRTCHATYRPSSFIKYQHSNLETKMSTTYVKNSGVYTAASSGYGTALLSPQSSSQPEYGTWGGKEEYFNSQNSQNSSDRSVKNSVINKHAGDSSTAKSPSKTSYRTKPLPPTPFELSQSPSRTIVEERPPFSNQKLFDIRRNKPVNIDAVRMHQISGSVQTLGSQASVISGDYSRPWDLKKSNIKFSSGHKSSKYDSKGYSRSSQKPQSGALTRSSSNGTTPSQLTRPATMKKNRKEFGKHLEYELEHIYESITDMDNDYDEIPEAEVLPSPSVRGLNQKVHNLSIEHSMSAVSRSMSAVPLSAVSSAGRIGKKQQQLQQQQKSMKKSPKSAATVTPATITHLNNNLSDPFGSLHKRKGQGKRRATIPEGTFVKCSDKPRSGSQPVINYGIV is encoded by the exons ATGTGTGCCCTTCGTAGGAGAAACACAATGCCGGCCAGTACTAGCAGGGCACCAATGGCTAAACCG GTAACTCAGGCGAAACTGGAAGAGTTGAAACTACGGCACCCTGCTGTTGGATGTGCCTATAGACTTGGAATGTACTTCGACACGATTAGTTCTCTACCTCGTGGATTTGATGCCTTGCCAGAGTGCGATGGCTACTCAAGTTACTTTGAGGAAACGGACTTGGAAGAAGATGGTCTAAGTGATCTAATGTTTGCAAAGATTCCGGGGGACTCCGCCTCCGTGGTGGATATGCAAGTTGCAGAGCAAGTATTACTGACGCGGGAGAAGAAGACACATCGGACTTGTCATGCAACGTATCGACCCAGCAGCTTTATCAAGTACCAGCACTCTAATTTGGAAACTAAGATGTCCACCACGTATGTTAAGAACAGTGGGGTATATACTGCAGCCTCTAGTGGTTACGGTACTGCTCTGCTTAGCCCACAGTCATCATCACAACCAGAGTATGGAACATGGGGTGGAAAAGAAGAATACTTCAACTCACAAAACTCCCAAAATTCTTCAGATAGGTCTGTTAAGAACTCAGTGATCAACAAACATGCTGGTGACTCTAGTACCGCAAAGTCACCATCAAAGACATCATACCGGACAAAGCCATTGCCACCAACTCCATTTGAACTATCGCAGTCACCGTCAAGAACTATAGTAGAAGAAAGACCACCCTTTAGTAACCAGAAATTGTTTGACATTCGTCGTAACAAACCTGTAAACATAGATGCTGTACGGATGCACCAGATCAGTGGCAGTGTACAGACCCTGGGCTCCCAGGCATCCGTTATTTCAGGTGACTACTCCAGACCCTGGGACTTGAAGAAATCGAACATTAAGTTTAGTAGTGGCCATAAGAGTAGTAAATATGACAGTAAAGGATACTCTAGATCCTCACAGAAACCTCAGAGTGGGGCCCTGACTAGGTCATCATCTAATGGAACTACACCTTCACAGTTAACAAGACCAGCAACCATGAAGAAGAACAGGAAGGAATTTGGAAAGCATCTGGAATATGAACTAGAGCATATTTATGAATCAATTACTGATATGGACAATGATTATGATGAAATACCAGAGGCTGAAGTCCTCCCTAGTCCTTCAGTTAGAGGTTTGaatcaaaaagtgcacaatctTAGTATAGAACATTCAATGTCAGCTGTTTCTCGATCCATGTCAGCTGTTCCATTAAGTGCAGTGTCTAGCGCAGGTAGAATTGGAAAGAAACAACAACAGCTGCAACAGCAGCAGAAATCTATGAAGAAATCGCCAAAGTCGGCAGCCACAGTCACACCAGCAACTATTACACATTTGAACAATAATTTGTCGGATCCTTTTGGTAGTCTTCATAAAAGAAAAGGACAGGGAAAAAGAAGAGCTACAATTCCCGAAGGTACATTTGTAAAATGTTCTGATAAGCCAAGGTCCGGTAGTCAACCAGTGATTAACTATGGTATTGTATAG